The Candidatus Tiamatella incendiivivens genome includes a window with the following:
- a CDS encoding aminopeptidase, which translates to MYPSPGFQAVLPKYAMLLVDYSVDVKDGMEVVISAELSAAPFVRELYREVLRRNAYPTPLYRDDLLSEVFYLEASENQLKHVSPVVQTIYDKYDASISVLSSIHTKPLVGIDPRKMATARQAVAHLFQKFLEQAAKGERKWTVAPYPTLALAQEASMRPLEFEEFVYRALKLHVDDPVRAWKEQAEKQERVISEILGKTDELRFKASGIDLTVKVGGRTWISDDGHENMPGGEVFTGPHEDGVDGCVEFDMPQVYSGVEVEGVKLCFRNGVLAEYSASKGGDFLDKMVNLDNGAKSLGEIAFGLNYDVQRQTKEILFDEKIGGTIHMALGNGYPETGSTNKSAIHWDMIKSMWQGKVYADGELVYEKGYFVDWQA; encoded by the coding sequence ATGTATCCGAGTCCCGGGTTTCAGGCTGTTTTACCAAAATATGCAATGCTCCTAGTAGATTATAGTGTAGACGTTAAGGATGGCATGGAGGTTGTTATATCAGCTGAACTATCAGCTGCACCATTCGTCAGAGAATTATACAGGGAAGTATTGAGGAGAAATGCTTATCCAACGCCGCTGTACAGGGATGACCTTTTATCAGAAGTCTTCTACTTAGAGGCCAGTGAGAATCAATTGAAGCATGTATCTCCAGTTGTCCAAACTATCTACGATAAGTATGATGCGTCTATAAGTGTGTTATCTAGCATTCACACGAAACCACTCGTAGGAATCGACCCTAGGAAAATGGCTACAGCAAGGCAGGCAGTGGCCCATTTATTCCAGAAATTCCTAGAGCAGGCAGCGAAAGGCGAGAGGAAGTGGACTGTCGCCCCCTATCCTACTCTAGCCTTAGCACAGGAGGCTAGTATGAGGCCTCTAGAGTTCGAGGAGTTCGTCTATAGGGCGCTAAAACTCCACGTCGACGACCCTGTTAGGGCTTGGAAGGAGCAGGCTGAAAAGCAGGAGAGGGTGATTAGTGAGATACTAGGTAAGACTGATGAGCTACGATTCAAGGCTTCTGGCATTGACTTGACTGTGAAGGTAGGCGGTAGGACTTGGATTAGCGATGATGGTCATGAGAATATGCCTGGAGGAGAGGTATTCACTGGACCTCACGAGGATGGTGTAGATGGCTGTGTGGAGTTCGATATGCCACAGGTATACAGTGGTGTAGAGGTTGAAGGCGTGAAGCTCTGCTTTAGGAACGGTGTTTTAGCCGAGTATTCTGCTTCTAAGGGCGGTGATTTCTTGGATAAGATGGTTAACCTGGATAATGGAGCTAAGAGTCTTGGGGAGATTGCTTTCGGGTTAAACTACGATGTTCAGAGGCAGACTAAGGAGATATTGTTCGATGAAAAGATAGGTGGAACAATACACATGGCCCTCGGGAACGGTTACCCTGAGACTGGATCTACAAATAAAAGTGCTATACACTGGGATATGATTAAGAGCATGTGGCAGGGCAAAGTATACGCTGATGGTGAACTAGTCTACGAGAAAGGATACTTCGTTGACTGGCAAGCCTAA
- a CDS encoding DEAD/DEAH box helicase family protein, with the protein MKIRPILEPILDDVDFDELPSAWSRLDTVSFSKSKKLWDFQQDALKNAIKVLYQYFNNDEGEKPRFIGRYRINGLDGELEEILDIRLSRVNKQVISILQRYYPIEDSKLKFHNFINRASFWMATGSGKTLLIIKLIESLKRLMDLEEIPRKDILVLTYRDDLINQLKRHISEFNELAPERGFLINFVELTEYDKVKRESLVPFLDEVIVFYYRSDLISDEQKEKLVDYRNYENNGNWYILLDEAHKGDKEESKRQMYYSIMSRNGFIFNFSATFTDPRDIVSTAYNFNLEKFIKAGYGKHLYILRQEMQAFREKEDYNREGKQEIVLKALILLAYLKKTTEEIKRIAGEVYHEPMILVLVNTVNLSDFKKEKPDLTLFYEQLGRIGKGDVSEKVFEKAKEELLDEFYSSPQLIYEEGAQVNISKNIIEGLKITDILKYTYNSESFGNIEAILVPGRRQEAVLKLKTSDKPFALIKIGDAIRWIRDNLKGYEVTESYEDKSVFENLDEREDISILMGSRAFYEGWDSNRPNIIIYINIGIGAERKKFIIQSVGRGVRIEPVKGKRRRLQYLYNRSEDSGLYEKIGLFVQPIETLFVFGTNRDVLTEVVSTLKMEKEIEETIELERSGDAGKHCLLIPVFRISSRKLYQERELQKFTVSERMFEVIKDYFTTTDGRVLIAQNTSNNLTPELLAHIRNSFDDYVKYYRILPEEMNTSLNAVIQKLIDHFNLNIEELDKFKPLQSEIIHFKRIKVYLDRSEELSALKNTIDSVLKVKDLESKKEELISKAKEGKISFEEYACEIEKLARLSKEETFKDLRIKYVVNHYYVPIILSVREKVDYIRHIIKTASEVEFIKNLEKYLEKNKSKISVDWWMFSKIDEHLDEIYIPYYDPEKNRVRRFKPDFIFWFSKGSEYYIVFVDPKGIKHTDFEHKIDWFKKIFGDLDDPVEFKFGRHRIKVLLYLFTEDVNRVSEGYRKYWLDSVGKVFEKIL; encoded by the coding sequence TTGAAGATAAGGCCAATCTTGGAGCCTATTTTGGATGATGTTGATTTTGATGAATTGCCTAGTGCCTGGAGTAGATTAGATACCGTATCATTCTCGAAGAGCAAGAAATTATGGGATTTTCAGCAAGATGCGCTTAAGAATGCAATAAAAGTCTTGTACCAATACTTCAATAACGATGAAGGTGAGAAACCTAGGTTTATCGGAAGATACAGGATTAACGGTTTAGACGGGGAGTTAGAGGAAATCTTAGATATAAGGCTTTCCAGGGTGAATAAGCAGGTCATATCCATTCTTCAACGGTATTATCCGATTGAGGACAGCAAACTGAAGTTCCATAACTTTATAAATAGGGCTAGCTTTTGGATGGCTACTGGTAGTGGCAAGACTCTTCTAATAATTAAACTTATAGAATCCTTGAAAAGACTAATGGACTTAGAGGAAATTCCTAGGAAAGATATACTTGTATTAACGTATAGGGATGACCTGATTAACCAGTTGAAAAGACATATTTCTGAGTTCAACGAGCTAGCTCCTGAGAGAGGGTTCTTAATAAATTTTGTAGAGCTAACCGAATATGATAAAGTGAAGAGGGAGAGCCTCGTTCCTTTCCTTGACGAGGTTATTGTTTTCTATTATAGATCTGACTTAATTAGTGATGAACAGAAAGAAAAGTTGGTTGACTATAGGAACTATGAGAATAATGGAAACTGGTATATACTACTTGACGAGGCGCATAAAGGTGATAAGGAAGAATCCAAGAGGCAAATGTACTATTCCATAATGTCTAGAAACGGTTTTATATTCAATTTTTCTGCAACGTTCACTGATCCTAGGGATATAGTGTCAACAGCATACAATTTCAATTTGGAGAAATTCATTAAGGCCGGATATGGGAAGCATCTTTACATATTAAGGCAAGAGATGCAGGCTTTTAGGGAGAAAGAAGATTATAACCGTGAAGGAAAACAGGAAATCGTTCTTAAAGCACTAATTTTGCTTGCATACCTTAAGAAGACGACCGAGGAGATAAAGAGAATTGCAGGTGAAGTTTATCATGAACCAATGATTCTCGTCCTAGTTAATACTGTAAACTTGAGTGATTTTAAGAAGGAGAAACCTGATCTTACATTGTTCTATGAGCAATTAGGTAGAATTGGTAAGGGAGACGTCAGTGAAAAAGTTTTCGAGAAAGCTAAAGAGGAATTACTGGACGAATTTTACAGCAGTCCACAATTAATCTATGAAGAAGGCGCCCAGGTCAATATTAGTAAGAATATTATTGAGGGTTTAAAGATAACTGACATCTTGAAATATACTTATAACTCAGAGAGCTTCGGGAACATAGAGGCTATACTTGTTCCGGGCAGAAGACAGGAAGCTGTTCTCAAGCTGAAAACTAGTGATAAGCCGTTCGCACTTATCAAAATTGGTGATGCTATTAGGTGGATAAGAGATAATCTCAAAGGTTATGAAGTGACGGAGAGCTACGAAGATAAAAGCGTGTTTGAGAACCTCGATGAGAGGGAGGATATAAGTATTCTAATGGGATCAAGAGCCTTCTACGAAGGCTGGGACTCGAATAGACCTAATATTATAATATATATAAACATAGGTATTGGTGCAGAAAGGAAGAAGTTTATAATACAATCCGTCGGACGTGGGGTTAGAATAGAACCCGTTAAAGGGAAAAGGAGAAGATTGCAATACCTTTACAATAGAAGTGAGGATTCAGGCCTCTACGAGAAAATAGGATTGTTTGTTCAACCTATTGAGACACTGTTCGTATTTGGAACGAATAGAGACGTGTTAACAGAGGTTGTTAGCACGCTGAAGATGGAGAAAGAGATTGAGGAAACTATCGAGCTAGAAAGAAGCGGGGATGCTGGGAAACACTGCTTACTGATCCCAGTCTTTAGAATTTCAAGTAGAAAGCTATACCAGGAAAGGGAGCTGCAGAAATTCACGGTTTCGGAGAGGATGTTTGAGGTGATAAAAGATTATTTCACTACAACAGATGGAAGGGTTCTTATTGCTCAGAACACGTCAAATAATTTGACTCCAGAACTCTTAGCGCATATCAGAAATAGTTTCGATGATTATGTTAAATACTATAGAATCCTTCCTGAGGAAATGAATACATCACTAAATGCCGTCATACAGAAGCTAATAGATCATTTCAATCTCAACATAGAAGAATTAGATAAATTCAAACCATTGCAGAGTGAAATAATTCATTTCAAGAGAATCAAAGTCTATCTTGATAGAAGTGAAGAACTTAGCGCATTAAAAAACACTATAGATAGTGTTCTAAAGGTGAAAGATCTAGAGTCGAAGAAGGAGGAATTAATATCAAAGGCAAAGGAAGGTAAGATAAGTTTCGAGGAATACGCTTGTGAGATAGAGAAACTTGCCCGTCTCTCTAAAGAGGAGACTTTCAAGGATTTGAGGATAAAATACGTTGTCAACCACTATTATGTTCCTATTATTCTCTCAGTTAGAGAGAAAGTAGACTATATTAGACATATAATAAAAACAGCTAGCGAGGTTGAATTCATAAAAAATCTAGAGAAGTATCTTGAAAAGAACAAAAGTAAAATTAGTGTTGACTGGTGGATGTTCAGCAAAATAGATGAACATTTGGACGAGATTTACATACCATACTATGACCCTGAGAAAAACCGGGTTAGGAGGTTTAAACCTGACTTCATATTCTGGTTTAGTAAGGGAAGTGAATATTACATCGTATTCGTTGACCCTAAAGGAATTAAACACACAGACTTTGAGCACAAGATAGATTGGTTTAAAAAAATATTCGGAGACCTAGACGACCCTGTAGAGTTCAAATTCGGGAGGCATAGGATAAAGGTTCTCTTATACCTCTTCACCGAGGATGTGAACAGGGTCTCTGAAGGTTACAGAAAGTATTGGCTCGATTCCGTTGGAAAAGTGTTCGAAAAAATCCTATGA
- a CDS encoding 3-hydroxyacyl-CoA dehydrogenase/enoyl-CoA hydratase family protein, whose protein sequence is MSAENIKKITVVGAGTMGHGIAEVAALKGYKIYLVDIKQEFLDNALQKIEWSLKKLYEKGILRDTVETVMSRITPVVNLDEKGEFTDEFGKALADSDFMIEAIVERIDLKQKLFAYADKHAPSYATLASNTSSLPITEIASATKRPEKVVGMHFFNPPPLMPLVEIIKGDKTSDETVQVVYDLAKRFGKQPVVVKKDVPGFIVNRILGRFLNEACWIVKRGKADIIEVDATVRYQLGFPMGAFELADYSGVDVFYYVFTAMTGRGFEINPCTLFQEKFEAKEFGMKSGKGFYTYPAPGKYVRPEIPKEKAGKVDPVELIAPAVNEAAWLLENDVATKEDIDKAVKLGLGWPKGVFEFADDYGVDKIVESLKKLKEETGFEEYEPQPLLLKMVEDGKLGRKTGKGFYEYKEVEERRKSTLLIKIEEPIAWIILNRPKKLNALSPELLKELYETFDELEEEDKARVVILTGTGRAFSAGADVTAFMGLTPFKAMIFSKKFHEITLKMEYFPKPIIVALNGFTLGGGMEIAMSGDIRIAAEGVMIGQPEVNLGIIPGGGGTQRMPRLTTKSKAKEIIYTGDMIDAKEALKLGLVDKVVPPEQLEQEARALALKLAEKPPLALLAAKYAINFGTEAPIWASLPYEASLFGILFSTDDVIEGVTAFMEKRKPKFKGQ, encoded by the coding sequence ATGTCTGCAGAAAACATAAAGAAGATAACCGTAGTCGGAGCCGGAACGATGGGCCACGGAATAGCTGAAGTAGCAGCTCTCAAGGGCTACAAGATATACCTAGTGGATATTAAACAAGAGTTCCTCGACAATGCTTTACAGAAAATTGAGTGGAGCCTAAAGAAGCTCTATGAGAAGGGGATCCTTAGAGATACAGTTGAGACGGTAATGTCTAGGATAACCCCAGTAGTCAACCTAGACGAGAAGGGGGAGTTCACCGATGAATTCGGTAAAGCCCTAGCCGACTCGGACTTCATGATAGAAGCAATCGTCGAAAGAATAGACCTCAAACAGAAACTATTCGCCTACGCTGACAAGCATGCTCCCAGCTACGCTACATTGGCATCAAACACAAGTAGCCTACCAATAACAGAGATAGCAAGCGCAACTAAGAGACCTGAGAAAGTAGTTGGAATGCACTTCTTCAACCCGCCGCCTTTAATGCCCCTTGTAGAGATAATCAAGGGAGATAAGACGAGTGATGAGACGGTACAGGTAGTTTACGATCTAGCTAAGAGATTCGGTAAACAACCAGTAGTAGTGAAGAAGGATGTTCCAGGCTTCATAGTCAACAGAATACTAGGCAGATTCCTCAACGAAGCATGCTGGATAGTTAAGAGGGGGAAAGCCGATATAATTGAGGTAGACGCTACAGTCAGATACCAGCTAGGATTCCCTATGGGGGCCTTCGAACTAGCAGACTATAGTGGAGTAGACGTATTCTACTACGTCTTCACAGCGATGACAGGAAGAGGATTCGAGATTAATCCATGCACACTATTCCAAGAAAAATTCGAGGCGAAAGAGTTCGGTATGAAAAGCGGTAAAGGATTCTATACATACCCAGCACCAGGCAAATACGTGAGGCCGGAAATACCCAAAGAGAAAGCCGGTAAAGTAGATCCTGTCGAGCTAATAGCACCAGCAGTAAATGAGGCAGCATGGCTCCTAGAGAATGATGTAGCAACCAAGGAAGACATAGATAAGGCGGTAAAACTGGGGCTCGGATGGCCGAAGGGGGTATTCGAGTTCGCCGACGATTACGGTGTCGATAAGATAGTAGAATCCTTGAAGAAGCTTAAGGAAGAGACGGGCTTCGAAGAATATGAACCTCAACCACTCCTCTTGAAAATGGTAGAAGATGGGAAGCTGGGTAGGAAAACTGGTAAAGGATTCTATGAGTATAAGGAAGTAGAGGAGAGGAGGAAGAGCACTCTACTCATTAAGATAGAGGAGCCGATAGCATGGATCATCCTTAACAGACCTAAGAAGCTAAACGCGTTGAGCCCAGAACTCTTGAAGGAGTTATATGAGACGTTCGATGAATTAGAGGAAGAAGATAAGGCAAGGGTGGTAATACTAACCGGGACAGGTAGAGCATTCTCAGCAGGAGCAGATGTTACAGCCTTCATGGGCTTAACACCATTCAAAGCAATGATCTTCAGCAAGAAGTTCCATGAGATCACTCTCAAAATGGAGTACTTCCCCAAGCCAATAATAGTAGCACTTAACGGCTTCACACTCGGAGGCGGAATGGAGATAGCAATGAGCGGAGACATAAGAATAGCAGCTGAAGGAGTAATGATAGGACAACCGGAAGTAAATTTAGGAATCATACCAGGTGGAGGAGGAACTCAGAGAATGCCGAGGCTAACTACTAAGAGCAAAGCCAAAGAAATAATCTATACAGGCGATATGATTGACGCTAAGGAAGCACTCAAACTAGGCCTTGTAGATAAAGTAGTCCCACCAGAACAACTAGAACAAGAAGCAAGAGCACTAGCACTCAAACTAGCTGAAAAACCACCACTGGCGTTATTAGCCGCGAAATATGCGATTAACTTTGGAACAGAAGCACCAATATGGGCAAGCCTGCCATACGAAGCAAGCCTGTTTGGAATACTATTCAGTACAGATGATGTCATCGAGGGAGTAACAGCCTTCATGGAGAAACGGAAACCCAAATTCAAAGGGCAATAA
- a CDS encoding pyridoxal-phosphate dependent enzyme, translating to MVSWKLKCPKCGLEIENMYRHRCPVCGTPFNLSIKDLDWKPGSIMGEGRTPLVEEKLDGKTVLFKLEYLNPSGSFKDRGTSINIHIAKLLGYECIVEDSSGNAGISVALYGAYSGMRTKIIVPRTAPQGKKKIIRSLGAQLILAKTRKAAAELAETLADECYYVAHAWNPFFTLGLQSVSYEIASKGYVGVPIIAPASTGGLIYALYKGFLDYANRTPRIIAAQGSSNPWLAEAVGGTIEKGESKLTDALVYEDPPRKEEAIRAIEKSGGTAVAVNDRSIKRAMKELWRMGFPVEPSSAAAYAAYKKIAGKYIEGPAIIILTGTGYKYLDIL from the coding sequence TTGGTATCATGGAAGCTTAAATGTCCCAAATGCGGTTTGGAAATAGAGAATATGTATCGTCACAGGTGCCCTGTATGCGGTACACCGTTTAATCTAAGTATAAAAGACCTAGACTGGAAGCCTGGATCAATAATGGGAGAGGGTAGAACCCCCCTGGTCGAGGAGAAACTAGATGGTAAAACAGTCTTATTTAAACTAGAATATTTGAACCCTTCCGGCAGCTTCAAGGATAGGGGAACAAGCATAAACATCCACATAGCTAAGCTACTAGGATATGAGTGTATCGTAGAGGACTCCTCAGGTAACGCGGGGATATCAGTGGCACTATACGGAGCATATTCAGGTATGAGAACTAAGATAATAGTCCCGAGAACTGCTCCACAAGGTAAGAAGAAGATTATAAGGAGCCTAGGAGCCCAACTCATCCTAGCGAAAACAAGGAAGGCTGCAGCCGAACTAGCGGAGACGCTAGCGGATGAATGTTATTATGTAGCACATGCATGGAACCCTTTCTTCACGCTGGGACTACAGAGTGTATCCTATGAAATAGCGTCAAAGGGATACGTAGGGGTCCCGATAATAGCGCCTGCAAGCACGGGAGGACTAATATACGCTTTATACAAGGGATTCCTAGATTATGCCAATAGAACCCCCAGAATAATAGCGGCACAAGGCTCGAGTAACCCATGGCTAGCCGAGGCTGTAGGCGGCACGATAGAGAAGGGAGAATCCAAGCTAACTGACGCACTTGTATACGAAGACCCGCCGAGGAAGGAGGAAGCTATAAGAGCTATAGAAAAGTCAGGCGGAACAGCTGTAGCAGTCAATGACAGAAGCATTAAGAGAGCTATGAAGGAGCTCTGGCGCATGGGATTCCCCGTGGAACCATCTAGTGCAGCAGCCTACGCTGCCTATAAGAAGATAGCTGGCAAATACATCGAGGGGCCTGCCATCATCATTTTAACTGGAACAGGATACAAGTACCTAGATATCTTGTAG
- a CDS encoding metallophosphoesterase gives MDSPPGIAAVSDVHSPLYLEAYKRSLKLTGLSNVDIVVFAGDMVERNMINAFAPLEEATREAFPNAQIVAVFGNDEFMEHEDEYRRLYPRVVWLDNELYNVDIRGYKLGIIGSRGAIDRPTWWQAKHIPNIRELYARRVEKIKSLLEESTGKNDITILVTHYGLASCTLIGEPPKGWPGIYSKKVEGLVRKYKPNAAIHGHAHKGKGFCRLDSIPIYNVAFPVNRRVVKIGYTISLLGFR, from the coding sequence TTGGACTCACCGCCTGGAATCGCAGCTGTTAGCGACGTTCACAGCCCACTTTATCTTGAGGCGTACAAGAGGAGTCTCAAACTTACAGGGCTCAGCAATGTGGATATAGTTGTTTTCGCGGGTGACATGGTTGAGAGGAACATGATTAACGCCTTCGCCCCCTTGGAGGAGGCTACAAGAGAAGCTTTCCCTAATGCTCAGATCGTCGCGGTATTCGGTAATGATGAGTTCATGGAGCATGAAGATGAGTATAGAAGATTATATCCCCGAGTGGTATGGCTTGACAATGAACTATACAACGTTGACATAAGAGGCTATAAGCTTGGCATAATCGGTAGCAGAGGAGCAATAGACAGACCTACATGGTGGCAAGCCAAACATATCCCAAATATAAGGGAGTTATATGCTAGGCGTGTAGAGAAAATAAAATCCCTTCTCGAAGAGAGCACAGGTAAGAATGATATTACTATACTTGTGACTCACTACGGTTTAGCTTCATGTACGTTAATTGGGGAGCCGCCTAAGGGTTGGCCGGGGATCTACAGTAAAAAAGTAGAGGGGCTGGTCAGGAAATATAAGCCGAATGCAGCTATCCATGGTCATGCCCATAAGGGTAAAGGTTTCTGCAGGTTAGACAGTATTCCCATATACAATGTAGCCTTCCCGGTCAACAGGAGGGTAGTAAAAATAGGATATACGATAAGTCTCCTAGGTTTCCGCTAG
- a CDS encoding DUF2175 domain-containing protein: protein MSFKKFKTWRCGLCQEPVIEGQRMVALRKYGYVHVECFYELLKKKYPNGIPRDILALSDANEALAYAIVRLKQAQRISDEESEFLVSVRNKIEDITGEVDDRLSDKLGL from the coding sequence TTGTCATTCAAGAAGTTCAAAACTTGGAGATGCGGCCTCTGTCAGGAGCCAGTCATAGAGGGCCAACGGATGGTAGCATTGAGAAAATACGGTTACGTCCATGTAGAATGCTTCTACGAGTTATTGAAGAAGAAGTATCCGAATGGTATCCCACGAGATATCCTTGCATTGTCAGACGCCAACGAGGCATTAGCATATGCTATTGTTAGACTTAAACAGGCACAGAGAATATCGGATGAAGAATCCGAATTCCTGGTATCAGTAAGGAATAAGATAGAGGATATTACGGGGGAGGTAGACGATAGACTCTCAGATAAACTCGGCCTCTAG